A region of Mycoplasmopsis bovirhinis DNA encodes the following proteins:
- a CDS encoding transcription antitermination factor NusB — translation MGKRTRKQKTMRQKRIDVISEIYTCELLEQKLDYQKISLENLSLDILELRRLKEIEQRYDFIVTVFKKIINTEWDWQRVSPLVKAILINAANEFWTIEPKIVINEAVEITKLFFNTPEEDGIERIENRIYKFVNGLLENFYKFLIKLEAQVQTQAK, via the coding sequence GTGGGCAAAAGAACAAGAAAGCAAAAAACTATGCGCCAAAAGCGCATTGATGTTATTTCTGAAATTTACACTTGTGAACTATTAGAACAAAAATTAGACTACCAAAAAATATCTTTAGAAAATTTATCACTTGATATTTTAGAACTTAGAAGATTAAAAGAAATAGAACAAAGATATGATTTTATTGTAACAGTCTTTAAAAAAATAATTAATACCGAATGAGACTGACAAAGAGTTAGTCCCTTAGTTAAAGCTATTTTAATTAATGCTGCTAATGAATTTTGAACTATTGAACCAAAGATTGTAATTAATGAAGCTGTTGAAATTACAAAGTTATTTTTTAATACCCCTGAAGAAGACGGAATTGAGCGTATTGAAAATCGAATTTATAAATTTGTTAATGGTCTTTTGGAAAACTTTTATAAATTCTTA
- the ffh gene encoding signal recognition particle protein — MLGFLEKRMQKTLEKVSKKIQLNEADILEITRDIKLALLEADVNLKVVKDFINNVKEKALSDPNLKKLNPSQYFIKILHTELVKILGHEGSEFKITKKPYIIMMCGLQGSGKTTSSAKLAYYLRKKKFVEKPLVVAADIYRPAAVDQLVTLAKSIQVDYYEQGVNVPVDEIVENALIKAKENNNDLIIIDTAGRLSIDEPLMDELFRVKKIANPSEIFFVADAMSGQDIINVATKFNEKLKLTGTIINKLDSDARGGASLSLRYILNIPICFIGTGEKVSNLDLFHADRMADRILGMGDVLSLIEKAQDVIDQDKATQMVYKMFSGEYTLDDLLEQIQQFQNLGKFGKILKMLPGNLADKINNDQIDKAESKMHYFKILMSSMTKKERKNPKLLRQASRKERILKGSGRSAQEFNKLMSDYDAMVKRMSEMGKKLKANGGGFDPKIFGF, encoded by the coding sequence ATGTTAGGTTTTTTAGAAAAAAGAATGCAAAAGACACTTGAGAAAGTGTCTAAAAAAATCCAATTAAATGAAGCAGATATCCTTGAAATTACAAGAGATATTAAATTAGCTCTTTTAGAAGCTGATGTTAATTTAAAAGTTGTTAAAGATTTTATCAACAATGTTAAAGAAAAAGCTTTAAGCGATCCAAATTTAAAGAAGTTAAATCCTTCACAATATTTTATTAAGATTTTACATACCGAATTAGTTAAAATTTTAGGTCATGAAGGTAGTGAATTCAAAATAACAAAAAAACCATACATCATTATGATGTGTGGTTTACAAGGTTCTGGAAAAACTACTTCTAGTGCAAAATTAGCTTATTATTTAAGAAAGAAAAAATTTGTTGAAAAGCCTTTAGTTGTAGCAGCTGATATTTATCGTCCAGCTGCTGTTGATCAGTTAGTAACCTTAGCTAAAAGTATTCAAGTTGATTATTATGAGCAAGGTGTCAATGTTCCAGTTGATGAAATTGTTGAAAATGCTTTAATAAAAGCAAAAGAAAATAATAATGATTTAATTATCATTGATACAGCTGGTAGACTTTCAATTGATGAACCATTAATGGATGAATTATTTAGAGTTAAAAAAATAGCTAACCCTAGTGAAATATTTTTTGTAGCTGATGCAATGTCTGGGCAAGATATTATTAATGTTGCAACTAAATTTAATGAGAAATTAAAGTTAACTGGAACTATTATTAACAAACTTGATTCTGATGCTCGTGGCGGAGCATCACTAAGTTTAAGATATATTTTAAACATCCCAATTTGCTTTATTGGTACTGGTGAGAAAGTTTCTAATTTAGATTTATTCCATGCTGACCGTATGGCTGATCGAATCTTAGGTATGGGTGATGTGCTTAGTTTAATTGAAAAAGCACAAGATGTTATTGATCAAGATAAAGCTACCCAAATGGTTTATAAAATGTTTTCGGGTGAATATACTTTAGATGACTTATTAGAACAAATTCAGCAATTCCAAAATTTAGGTAAATTTGGCAAGATCTTAAAAATGCTACCAGGCAATTTAGCTGATAAAATTAACAATGATCAAATTGACAAAGCAGAATCAAAGATGCATTATTTTAAAATCTTAATGTCATCAATGACTAAAAAAGAGCGTAAAAATCCAAAATTATTGCGCCAAGCATCACGTAAAGAAAGAATTTTGAAAGGAAGTGGACGAAGTGCCCAAGAATTTAATAAATTAATGTCAGATTATGATGCAATGGTGAAACGAATGAGTGAAATGGGTAAAAAACTTAAAGCAAATGGCGGAGGGTTTGATCCAAAGATATTTGGATTTTAA
- a CDS encoding RluA family pseudouridine synthase, with amino-acid sequence MIELVVEYRERIDKYISNNSKISRRDIKALIQEGLVFVDQMKVLKPKFEVREGQQIKIIKLIDRVVDIKPEKMDLKIIYDDQYLSVIEKPSGLVVHPSPGHDSGTLVNGLLYHFKNNLSNENGLLRPGIVHRIDKDTSGLLLIAKTNEVHRILSEKFAQHQVNRKYIAICDGILEDKRLRLNLPIGRHHVDRQKHTVTNINSKAAITNVTLLKSFYLDNKPKSLVKCELETGRTHQIRVHLQYIGNPIYGDPMYNKKISEFGQYLHAYKLEFEHPITKKEMKFYSFPPSEFNLAEYNYEEFIKGE; translated from the coding sequence ATGATAGAATTAGTAGTAGAATATAGAGAACGTATCGATAAATATATTTCAAATAACTCAAAAATTTCGCGCAGAGATATAAAAGCTTTAATTCAAGAAGGTTTAGTCTTTGTTGACCAAATGAAAGTTTTAAAGCCAAAATTTGAAGTCCGTGAAGGACAACAAATTAAAATTATAAAACTAATTGATCGAGTTGTTGATATTAAACCTGAAAAAATGGATTTAAAAATTATTTATGATGATCAATATCTTTCAGTAATTGAAAAACCTAGTGGACTAGTTGTTCACCCATCCCCAGGCCATGATTCAGGTACGTTAGTTAATGGTCTTTTATACCATTTTAAAAATAATTTATCAAATGAAAATGGGTTATTGCGCCCTGGTATTGTGCACCGGATTGATAAAGATACTAGTGGTTTATTATTAATTGCAAAAACTAATGAAGTGCACCGCATTTTATCGGAAAAATTTGCTCAACACCAAGTTAACCGTAAATATATTGCAATATGCGATGGAATTTTAGAAGATAAACGTTTAAGATTGAATTTGCCTATTGGTAGGCATCATGTAGATAGACAAAAACATACAGTGACAAATATTAATTCAAAAGCTGCAATTACTAATGTTACACTTCTTAAAAGTTTTTATCTTGATAATAAACCTAAATCATTAGTAAAATGTGAATTAGAAACTGGAAGAACCCACCAAATTAGGGTTCATTTACAATACATTGGAAATCCAATTTATGGAGATCCAATGTATAACAAAAAAATCAGTGAATTTGGACAATACTTACATGCTTATAAATTAGAATTTGAGCATCCTATAACAAAGAAAGAAATGAAATTTTATTCCTTTCCCCCTTCTGAATTTAATTTAGCAGAGTATAATTATGAGGAATTTATTAAAGGAGAATAA